A single window of Flavobacterium sp. 140616W15 DNA harbors:
- a CDS encoding FAD-binding domain-containing protein yields MPPHLLHEPWKLGLIDQQLYECEIVKDYPFPIIDIEETRKKASTAIWGIRKKKKLKSSN; encoded by the coding sequence ATTCCCCCGCATCTACTTCATGAACCGTGGAAATTAGGTTTGATTGATCAGCAATTGTATGAATGTGAAATTGTTAAGGATTATCCATTTCCGATAATAGATATTGAAGAGACCCGAAAAAAGGCAAGTACCGCTATTTGGGGCATCAGAAAAAAGAAGAAATTAAAGTCCAGTAATTGA
- a CDS encoding S41 family peptidase, whose translation MKKLILILFIIYQQFGYAHNNITEVKKLVITAKVWGFLKYYHPNVADGSKNWDDELLQILPQIEKATTTATFSKVIENWVDSLGIVKNVNIVPVKDIVYFEQNFDLSWINQNEFLSNDLSIKLKHIETNRYQGTPFYVGQTLAGNIFLMNENFSNFTWKKKDLRIVALFRYWNVIEYFYPYKYLMDYKWDITLEQMLTNFINVKSEDDFKLAMLKLVVRLNDTHATFYFKTDETIGKFRKFLPVKCVILDEKMVVVEILSDSLAERYDIQIGDVITKVNNKSVSQIIQDERNNISASNESAYLLNLVTKISSGYDDTMNLEVIRNKITSNKTIECFDYNISHSNEFKKTKTEKFHILEDNIGYVNMGKLNVSEVPEMMDKFANTEAIILDSRNYPRGTNLEISKYLNSSSRAFAKYTSPDLSYPGKFYWKKEMHFCGIDNKNSYKGKVIILVNEKSLSQSEWATMSFQTADNATVIGSQTAGADGNTSHIDFIKDFNAPFSGIGVYYPDGRETQRIGIIPDIVVKRTILGIQQGRDEILDRAVLFIKEKG comes from the coding sequence ATGAAAAAATTGATTCTAATTTTATTTATCATATATCAGCAATTTGGATATGCTCATAATAATATAACAGAAGTTAAGAAATTAGTAATTACTGCTAAAGTTTGGGGCTTTTTAAAATATTATCATCCAAATGTTGCTGATGGAAGTAAAAATTGGGATGATGAATTACTGCAAATTTTACCACAAATCGAAAAGGCGACAACTACTGCCACATTTTCAAAAGTAATCGAAAATTGGGTAGACTCATTGGGGATTGTGAAAAATGTGAATATTGTTCCTGTAAAAGATATTGTCTATTTTGAACAAAATTTTGATTTATCTTGGATAAATCAAAATGAATTTTTATCTAATGACTTATCTATAAAACTTAAGCATATAGAGACTAATAGATATCAAGGTACGCCATTTTATGTTGGTCAAACCCTAGCGGGCAATATATTTTTAATGAATGAAAATTTTTCCAATTTCACTTGGAAAAAGAAGGATTTACGGATAGTAGCACTTTTTAGATATTGGAATGTAATTGAGTATTTCTATCCTTATAAATATTTAATGGATTATAAGTGGGATATTACTTTAGAACAGATGCTTACTAATTTTATCAATGTAAAGAGCGAAGATGATTTTAAATTGGCAATGCTGAAATTAGTCGTTCGCCTCAATGATACACATGCTACATTTTACTTTAAAACAGATGAAACTATTGGAAAATTTAGAAAATTTCTTCCTGTTAAATGTGTCATTTTAGATGAGAAAATGGTAGTGGTTGAAATTTTAAGTGATTCATTGGCAGAAAGGTATGATATTCAGATAGGGGATGTAATAACTAAAGTAAATAATAAATCAGTGTCACAAATTATTCAGGATGAAAGAAATAATATTAGTGCCTCTAATGAATCTGCATATCTGTTAAATTTGGTTACTAAGATTTCTTCTGGGTATGATGATACTATGAATTTGGAAGTTATTCGTAACAAAATTACGAGTAACAAAACCATTGAATGCTTTGATTATAATATATCACATAGTAATGAATTTAAGAAAACTAAAACAGAAAAATTTCACATATTAGAAGATAATATTGGTTATGTAAACATGGGTAAACTTAATGTGTCTGAAGTGCCTGAAATGATGGATAAGTTTGCAAACACAGAAGCTATAATTTTGGATTCTAGAAATTACCCAAGAGGTACAAATTTAGAAATTTCAAAATATTTAAATTCTAGTTCTAGGGCATTTGCTAAATATACATCTCCAGATTTGAGTTATCCAGGTAAATTTTATTGGAAAAAAGAAATGCATTTTTGTGGTATTGATAACAAAAACAGCTACAAAGGAAAAGTAATAATATTAGTAAACGAAAAGTCGTTAAGTCAATCTGAGTGGGCAACTATGAGTTTTCAAACCGCAGATAATGCTACTGTAATAGGTAGTCAAACAGCAGGTGCAGATGGTAATACGAGCCACATCGATTTTATCAAAGACTTTAATGCTCCCTTTTCAGGAATTGGCGTTTATTATCCTGATGGAAGAGAGACTCAAAGAATTGGAATTATTCCAGATATAGTTGTAAAACGTACTATTTTAGGTATTCAACAAGGAAGAGATGAAATATTAGACAGAGCTGTTCTTTTTATTAAAGAAAAAGGTTAA
- a CDS encoding DUF2256 domain-containing protein has translation MRKVKKENLPTKTCPVCNRPFSWRKKWEKVWDEVKYCSDKCRMNKQYGGIKL, from the coding sequence ATGCGAAAAGTAAAAAAAGAAAATCTGCCCACTAAAACTTGTCCCGTTTGTAATCGTCCTTTTTCATGGAGAAAGAAATGGGAAAAAGTGTGGGATGAAGTTAAATATTGCAGTGATAAATGCAGAATGAATAAACAATATGGGGGCATAAAACTTTAA
- a CDS encoding T9SS type A sorting domain-containing protein gives MKTKFYLLISLLISTNTFSQAEQLSNVTVGTKFDMVYEPITVQAEYSRSQTIYYPDEMRFRGTITSLKYFLEFSSSTFENSTIWRVAIGYTNKTEFAQGDPNIPDSELTEVFNGRISGSGNTVILTFDKPFYYDGRQNLVIDVQEIEPGKTASQFTTFKGVKNYNKPPTRTRMTMSGGAAIYENVYACTEFGGSLERCEPFYGGTFSIVTATSVLANWPSNVISPAFRYMIQKLGDPMPTTYKVVNGKNVLLENLQPATGYTFYRKTDCDITPTNYYSQQFTTGPYNLKVPTTITFDGNNTFDYFLTASKTVGVYISPIAASNSENGILFRGTDDVIKSGEWKTTTNDSWNDNPAFISRAYFTIDLTNYTGNPILQFDLRQTKDSKFRIATITNSDYALISGVYTSTTDNSDEFKTITIDLSESNGTKFDLIMQHLGRYTTEASPYNTAFVDNVKLIEMPVCNPPQKIIVARTENSITLNWTSAADEWEVAWVDHDMTAPNSGTVTKDKFFTITGLTVAKSYDIYIRNKYENSYCEWKKIIESTNPTTVKVPYQQLFTTATTNYAPELQDFSRQFLYSNALNFYQKLQGNGSAWVGGSTTTEQQAWNDNKAFTSGISFRVDATNVSSLKLAITMKQKYYYSKNTSWFRVLVNGVQQGSSRNPTTSYNDAYVTLNYDLTAYAGTALDVTLEHCGRYMNNYYNNAPMDLTMVSNVQFSGQTLDTEDFKQKSGIKVFPMPSDGFIHFSHTEPIDEITVFDLKGTVLMTVSTKDKTQEITLNIASLATGIYIAKIKSNGTYQHTKIVRQ, from the coding sequence ATGAAAACTAAATTTTATCTTCTAATAAGCTTATTGATTTCAACAAATACTTTTTCTCAAGCAGAACAACTGTCGAATGTAACTGTAGGAACTAAGTTTGACATGGTTTACGAGCCTATCACAGTGCAGGCCGAATATTCAAGATCACAAACAATATATTACCCTGATGAGATGCGTTTTAGAGGTACTATCACTTCACTTAAATATTTTCTAGAATTTTCATCTTCTACTTTTGAAAACTCCACTATATGGCGTGTAGCAATAGGTTATACCAATAAAACAGAATTTGCTCAAGGTGATCCCAATATCCCAGATAGTGAACTTACCGAAGTTTTTAATGGTAGAATCAGCGGGTCTGGAAATACTGTCATTTTAACATTCGATAAACCTTTTTACTATGATGGTCGACAAAATCTAGTGATCGATGTACAGGAAATAGAACCTGGAAAAACTGCCAGTCAATTTACAACTTTCAAAGGGGTTAAAAACTACAACAAACCACCTACAAGAACCCGAATGACAATGTCTGGTGGAGCAGCTATATATGAAAACGTTTATGCGTGTACCGAATTTGGAGGATCTTTGGAACGATGCGAACCATTCTATGGGGGTACGTTTAGTATCGTCACTGCTACATCTGTATTGGCAAATTGGCCCAGTAATGTTATATCGCCTGCCTTCCGCTATATGATTCAAAAGTTGGGAGATCCTATGCCAACTACCTATAAAGTTGTTAATGGAAAAAATGTGCTGTTGGAAAATCTGCAACCTGCTACTGGCTATACTTTCTACCGCAAAACGGATTGTGACATTACACCTACTAATTATTACTCTCAGCAGTTTACTACTGGCCCCTATAATCTTAAGGTTCCTACAACCATTACCTTTGACGGTAATAATACATTCGACTATTTTCTGACGGCAAGTAAAACTGTCGGAGTTTACATTTCACCAATTGCGGCTTCAAATTCTGAAAACGGCATACTTTTCAGAGGAACAGATGATGTGATAAAGTCCGGGGAATGGAAAACAACTACCAACGATTCTTGGAATGACAATCCGGCGTTCATTTCAAGAGCTTATTTTACCATTGATTTAACCAATTATACTGGAAATCCGATACTTCAATTTGATCTGAGGCAGACAAAAGATTCCAAATTCAGAATCGCGACAATAACGAACTCAGATTACGCACTAATTTCTGGAGTTTATACATCAACTACCGACAATTCTGACGAATTTAAAACCATAACGATTGATTTATCTGAGTCAAATGGAACTAAATTTGATTTGATTATGCAACATCTTGGTAGATATACCACCGAAGCTTCTCCGTATAATACTGCCTTTGTAGATAATGTAAAACTAATTGAAATGCCAGTTTGTAATCCTCCGCAAAAGATCATAGTCGCAAGGACAGAAAATAGTATAACACTCAATTGGACTTCTGCTGCCGACGAATGGGAAGTGGCATGGGTCGATCACGATATGACTGCTCCAAACTCTGGTACGGTCACAAAAGACAAGTTTTTTACCATTACAGGACTGACAGTTGCCAAATCCTATGATATATATATTAGAAACAAGTATGAAAACAGTTATTGTGAATGGAAGAAAATAATAGAATCGACTAATCCTACTACAGTAAAAGTACCATATCAACAGCTTTTCACAACCGCTACAACTAATTATGCTCCAGAATTACAAGATTTTTCGAGACAATTTTTGTATTCGAATGCATTAAACTTCTATCAAAAACTACAAGGAAATGGCTCAGCTTGGGTTGGTGGATCAACTACTACAGAACAGCAGGCATGGAATGACAACAAGGCTTTCACATCAGGAATTTCTTTTAGAGTTGATGCGACAAACGTAAGTAGTTTGAAATTGGCAATCACAATGAAGCAAAAATATTACTATAGCAAAAATACTTCTTGGTTCAGAGTATTGGTAAACGGAGTCCAACAAGGCTCCAGCCGAAACCCAACTACTTCTTATAATGATGCTTATGTAACATTAAACTATGATTTAACAGCATATGCAGGTACAGCTTTAGATGTTACTTTAGAACATTGTGGCAGGTATATGAATAATTACTATAATAATGCGCCAATGGATCTCACAATGGTAAGTAATGTACAGTTTAGTGGTCAGACTTTGGATACTGAGGATTTTAAACAAAAATCTGGCATAAAGGTATTCCCTATGCCATCTGATGGTTTTATCCATTTCAGTCACACCGAACCTATAGATGAAATAACAGTTTTTGACTTAAAAGGGACAGTATTGATGACAGTTAGTACTAAAGATAAAACGCAGGAAATTACTTTAAATATTGCTTCTTTAGCAACAGGGATATACATCGCAAAAATAAAGAGTAATGGAACCTATCAACATACGAAAATAGTACGTCAATAA
- a CDS encoding IS6 family transposase (programmed frameshift): MSTRGYCNPKHIILQAVYFKLRFTLSYRDVEEIMKIRGVIVDHATIQRWVYKFAPSLEAEMKKRKGRVGTSWRLDETYIKVKGIWCYLYRAVDRSGNTVDFLLTKRRQRMSAQSFLIKAISNNYRPRVINIDKSGFNTAAIKVYNRRSFSKIKIRRCKYLNNIVEQDHRFIKWRIQNGLGFKSFESVKRTLSGIEVVHMLRKNQMVRPGLSMFKSFCKLVS; the protein is encoded by the exons ATGAGTACTAGAGGTTATTGTAATCCAAAACACATAATTCTTCAGGCTGTGTATTTTAAATTAAGATTTACACTTAGCTATCGTGACGTTGAGGAAATAATGAAGATTAGGGGGGTGATTGTGGATCATGCAACGATTCAGCGTTGGGTATATAAGTTTGCACCTTCACTTGAGGCAGAGATGAAGAAGAGAAAAGGCAGAGTGGGGACGAGTTGGAGATTAGATGAGACTTATATCAAAGTAAAAGGTATTTGGTGTTATTTATATAGAGCAGTAGATAGG TCTGGTAATACAGTTGATTTCTTATTAACTAAGAGAAGGCAGAGGATGAGTGCCCAGTCATTTCTAATTAAAGCAATTAGTAATAACTACCGGCCAAGAGTAATAAATATTGATAAAAGCGGTTTTAATACCGCAGCAATTAAAGTTTATAACAGGCGTTCTTTCTCAAAGATTAAAATTCGGCGGTGTAAATATCTCAACAATATTGTCGAACAGGATCATCGGTTCATCAAGTGGCGCATCCAAAACGGATTAGGTTTTAAAAGTTTTGAATCGGTCAAACGGACGTTAAGCGGAATTGAAGTTGTACATATGCTAAGAAAGAATCAGATGGTTAGGCCAGGATTATCTATGTTTAAATCATTCTGTAAACTGGTGAGCTAA